One Mycolicibacterium pulveris genomic region harbors:
- a CDS encoding flavin-containing monooxygenase: protein MRNPHAGQPFTTTDEEIAQALLDVSIPTLLLSCVHMSGDPSIIRGDLKPAGLFLNEVQGFMSEEDKAAARKLALELIADYRDRGCPEPEPVGADLLHEMMQWLVCEPVPDEYVPMLLEEMELDGRDSRAARSAVKGDAADFPVVVIGCGESGLLAGIRLKQAGIPFTIVEKNAGVGGTWYQNTYPGARVDVPNHFYCYSFEPTDQWAHFFAEQPELQAYFERVMDKYDVRRHVLWKTEVTEASWDDATATWTVRARDRNGKTTELTARAVISAVGQLDRPHIPTIDGQHEFAGPTFHSSAWDHTVDLHGKRVAMIGAGASGFQIAPTIAPDVGHLTVFQRTAQWMFPNMDYHDEVGPGVRWALRHLPFYGRWYRFLLFWPWCDKGFDVARVDPDYPDQQKAVNEVSEGARIMFTEWIKSQVGDDPELLAKVVPDYPPTGKRTLQDNGSWLKTLTRENVDLVRAGIDHIETDAVVTEDGTRYPADVIIYATGFAHTKLLWPMTIRGRGGEILSERWGERPAAYLGITIPGYPNFFCMNGPGTWLASGGSLIFHSECQMRYITQCLELLIDGDHTTMEPTVEKTRDWHERSQAEMRTLVWSQPTIKHSYFKNSFGEVHTLSPWRLVDYWTWTREPDPADFVIR, encoded by the coding sequence GTGCGCAACCCACATGCCGGACAACCATTCACAACGACGGACGAGGAAATCGCCCAGGCGCTGCTGGACGTCAGCATTCCCACGCTGCTGCTGTCGTGCGTGCACATGTCGGGCGATCCGAGCATCATCCGGGGCGACCTCAAGCCCGCCGGGTTGTTCCTCAACGAGGTGCAGGGCTTCATGTCCGAGGAGGACAAGGCCGCCGCACGCAAGCTCGCGCTGGAGCTCATCGCCGACTACCGCGACCGGGGCTGCCCGGAGCCGGAGCCGGTCGGGGCTGATCTGCTACACGAGATGATGCAGTGGCTGGTGTGTGAGCCCGTGCCCGACGAGTATGTGCCGATGCTGCTCGAGGAGATGGAGCTCGACGGCAGAGACAGCCGGGCCGCCCGCTCCGCCGTCAAGGGCGATGCCGCCGACTTCCCCGTCGTGGTCATCGGCTGCGGCGAATCGGGCCTGCTGGCGGGGATCCGGCTCAAACAGGCGGGCATCCCGTTCACCATCGTCGAGAAGAACGCCGGCGTCGGTGGCACGTGGTATCAGAACACATACCCGGGCGCGCGGGTGGACGTGCCCAACCACTTTTACTGCTACAGCTTCGAGCCGACCGATCAGTGGGCCCATTTCTTCGCCGAACAGCCCGAGCTGCAAGCGTATTTCGAGCGCGTGATGGACAAGTACGACGTCCGTCGCCACGTGCTGTGGAAGACCGAGGTCACCGAGGCATCCTGGGACGACGCCACCGCCACCTGGACGGTTCGTGCCCGCGACCGCAACGGAAAGACCACCGAACTGACGGCGCGTGCGGTGATCAGCGCGGTCGGGCAGCTCGACCGGCCACACATACCGACGATCGACGGACAGCACGAGTTCGCAGGCCCGACGTTCCATTCCAGCGCGTGGGACCACACCGTCGACCTTCACGGCAAGCGGGTCGCGATGATCGGCGCGGGGGCCAGCGGCTTTCAGATCGCGCCCACGATCGCACCGGATGTCGGGCACCTCACCGTCTTTCAACGCACCGCACAGTGGATGTTTCCGAACATGGATTACCACGACGAAGTCGGCCCGGGCGTGCGATGGGCGCTGCGGCATCTGCCGTTCTATGGCCGCTGGTATCGCTTCCTGCTGTTCTGGCCGTGGTGCGACAAGGGGTTCGACGTGGCACGCGTCGATCCGGACTACCCGGACCAGCAGAAGGCGGTCAACGAGGTCAGCGAAGGCGCCCGCATCATGTTCACCGAGTGGATCAAAAGCCAGGTCGGCGACGATCCCGAGCTGTTGGCCAAGGTGGTGCCGGACTACCCGCCGACCGGTAAGCGCACCTTGCAGGACAACGGCAGCTGGCTGAAGACTCTGACGCGCGAAAACGTCGACCTCGTCCGGGCCGGGATCGACCACATCGAGACCGACGCCGTCGTCACCGAGGACGGAACTCGGTATCCGGCCGACGTCATCATCTACGCCACCGGATTCGCGCACACCAAGCTGTTGTGGCCCATGACCATTCGCGGGCGCGGCGGTGAGATCCTCAGCGAGCGTTGGGGGGAGCGACCTGCGGCCTATCTGGGTATCACCATTCCCGGCTACCCGAACTTCTTCTGCATGAACGGCCCCGGCACCTGGTTGGCGAGCGGCGGCAGCCTCATCTTTCACTCGGAATGCCAGATGCGCTACATCACACAGTGTTTGGAACTGTTGATTGACGGCGATCATACGACGATGGAGCCCACAGTCGAAAAGACGAGGGACTGGCACGAACGCAGTCAGGCCGAGATGCGCACGCTGGTCTGGTCACAACCGACGATCAAGCACTCCTATTTCAAGAACAGTTTCGGCGAGGTGCACACGCTGAGCCCGTGGCGGCTCGTCGACTACTGGACCTGGACCCGCGAACCGGATCCGGCCGACTTCGTAATCCGTTAG
- a CDS encoding cytochrome P450, whose translation MGIVTRVNGAAPPEVPLADIDLGSWEFWGVDDDVRDGAFATLRREAPVSFHEAYVENAEDEVAGHWALTRYDDVFHASRHPEIFSSALGITVGDQNPELNEYFGSMIAMDDPRHGRLRNIVRSAFTPRVLAMVEDSVRDRARRLVQEMVAAHPDGKGELVTELAGPLPLQIICDMMGIPEQDHQQIFHWTNVILGFGDPDIATDFDEFARVAMDIGAYAKAMADDRRARPGEDLTTSLVQAELDGEALTSAEIASFFILLVVAGNETTRNAISHGVLALSRYPEQRDEWWRDYHEVAPTAVEEIVRWASPVAYMRRTATRDTEVRGVRIAAGDKVTLWYGSANRDESKFVDPWRFDVRRHPNPHVGFGGGGAHFCLGANLARREITVAFEELHAHLPDITAIEEPDRLHSAFIHGIKRLPVAWTPPR comes from the coding sequence GTGGGAATCGTGACCCGGGTGAACGGCGCCGCACCGCCCGAGGTGCCGCTGGCCGATATCGACTTGGGGTCATGGGAGTTCTGGGGTGTCGACGACGACGTCCGCGACGGTGCGTTCGCCACGCTGCGCCGTGAGGCACCGGTGTCCTTCCACGAGGCCTATGTCGAGAACGCCGAGGACGAGGTCGCCGGTCATTGGGCGCTGACCCGCTACGACGATGTCTTCCACGCCAGCCGCCACCCCGAGATCTTCAGCTCGGCGCTGGGCATCACGGTCGGCGACCAGAACCCGGAACTGAACGAGTATTTCGGCTCGATGATCGCGATGGACGATCCGCGGCACGGCAGGCTGCGCAACATCGTGCGCAGCGCGTTCACGCCGCGGGTGTTGGCGATGGTCGAGGACTCCGTGCGCGACCGCGCCCGGCGGCTGGTCCAGGAGATGGTGGCGGCCCACCCCGACGGCAAGGGCGAACTGGTCACCGAGCTGGCCGGACCGCTGCCTCTGCAGATCATCTGCGACATGATGGGCATCCCCGAGCAGGATCACCAGCAGATCTTCCACTGGACCAACGTGATCCTCGGCTTCGGCGACCCCGACATCGCCACGGACTTCGACGAGTTCGCCCGCGTCGCGATGGACATCGGCGCGTACGCCAAGGCGATGGCAGACGACCGGCGCGCCCGGCCCGGCGAGGATCTCACCACGAGCCTGGTGCAGGCGGAACTCGACGGCGAAGCGCTGACCTCCGCAGAGATCGCGTCGTTCTTCATCCTGCTGGTCGTCGCCGGGAACGAGACCACACGCAACGCCATCAGCCACGGGGTGCTCGCGCTGAGCCGCTACCCGGAACAGCGCGACGAGTGGTGGCGCGACTACCACGAGGTGGCGCCGACGGCGGTCGAGGAGATCGTGCGGTGGGCATCGCCGGTGGCCTACATGCGCCGCACCGCCACCCGCGACACCGAGGTGCGCGGCGTGCGGATCGCCGCCGGGGACAAGGTGACGCTCTGGTACGGGTCGGCCAACCGTGACGAATCGAAGTTCGTCGACCCGTGGCGCTTCGACGTCCGCCGCCACCCCAACCCCCACGTCGGCTTCGGCGGCGGCGGTGCCCACTTCTGCCTGGGCGCCAACCTCGCCCGCCGCGAGATCACCGTGGCCTTCGAAGAACTGCACGCCCACTTGCCGGACATCACCGCCATCGAAGAACCCGACCGGCTGCATTCGGCGTTCATCCACGGCATCAAGAGGCTGCCGGTGGCCTGGACGCCGCCACGCTGA
- a CDS encoding HAD family hydrolase, protein MSPIVVSRSRSAPPAVLFDIDGTLVDSNYLHVHAWSRAFAEVGIPVEAWRIHRSIGMDGTTLVATLADKADEKTRERVKDLHSRYYKEMTPELRRLPGARELLEVVHQLDLRIVLATSAPEDELSILREVLDCDHLVSAVTSSADVATAKPEPDIVEAALDRAGVPAAHAVFVGDAVWDVVASRRAGVETVALLSGGTSQAELENAGAARVFENPLELCQHLDDTPIAALANIVGAR, encoded by the coding sequence GTGAGCCCGATCGTCGTGAGCCGTAGCCGCAGCGCTCCGCCCGCCGTGCTGTTCGACATCGACGGCACGCTCGTCGATTCGAACTATCTGCACGTGCACGCGTGGAGCCGGGCGTTCGCCGAGGTGGGCATCCCCGTCGAAGCGTGGCGCATCCACCGCTCGATCGGCATGGACGGCACCACGCTCGTCGCCACGCTGGCCGACAAAGCCGACGAGAAGACCCGCGAACGCGTCAAAGACCTGCATTCGCGCTACTACAAGGAGATGACGCCGGAGTTGCGGCGCCTGCCCGGTGCCCGCGAACTGCTGGAGGTCGTCCACCAGTTGGATCTGCGGATCGTGCTCGCGACCTCCGCGCCCGAGGACGAGCTGTCCATCCTGCGCGAGGTGCTCGACTGCGACCATCTGGTGTCGGCGGTGACGTCGTCGGCGGACGTGGCGACGGCCAAACCCGAACCGGACATCGTCGAGGCCGCGCTGGATCGGGCCGGGGTACCCGCCGCGCACGCCGTGTTCGTCGGCGACGCGGTGTGGGACGTCGTGGCCTCCCGGCGCGCCGGCGTGGAGACCGTCGCGCTGCTCAGCGGGGGAACGTCCCAGGCCGAGCTGGAAAACGCGGGCGCTGCACGGGTTTTCGAGAACCCGTTGGAGCTGTGTCAGCATCTGGACGACACGCCCATCGCCGCGCTCGCCAACATCGTGGGCGCGCGGTAG
- a CDS encoding cupredoxin domain-containing protein yields MKKVLLFCTALCLAVAMGCTQSSTTEDDATGTATATGTATTTPTTTAPADTQAATLTIADMSFGDAITVAPGTQISVTNDDSVEHSVTSRTEGAFDVHVDGGQQATLTTPTEPGEYAFYCVYHPSMTGTLIVK; encoded by the coding sequence ATGAAAAAGGTCTTGCTGTTCTGCACCGCGCTGTGCCTCGCCGTCGCCATGGGCTGCACCCAATCGAGCACCACCGAGGACGACGCCACCGGTACGGCCACCGCGACGGGCACTGCGACCACGACGCCGACCACCACCGCGCCGGCGGACACCCAAGCCGCGACGCTCACCATCGCCGACATGAGTTTCGGCGACGCCATCACCGTCGCTCCGGGCACCCAGATCAGCGTGACCAACGACGACTCCGTCGAGCATTCGGTGACGTCGCGGACCGAGGGTGCCTTTGATGTCCACGTCGACGGGGGCCAGCAGGCCACCTTGACTACGCCGACCGAGCCCGGCGAGTACGCGTTCTACTGCGTGTATCACCCGTCGATGACGGGCACCTTGATCGTCAAATGA
- a CDS encoding dienelactone hydrolase family protein, with translation MTPLQRYIAEEIAIDHVDGLLSRREALRRLALLGVGTAAATALIAGCSDNRQPEENPASPSETAPGDGPPGAQTAVETTPITWAGPRGELQGAWAEASEPRGAVLVIHENKGLNDHIRSVTGRFAGIGYSALAIDLLSGQGGTGAFADPAEATAALSKIPPRDAVADMRSGIDELSRRVPDRKLAAVGFCLGGAMVWRLLNAGEPRLSAAVPFYGPTPQNVDFAKSKDVAVLGIYAAQDERVNATEPVARAALEKAGMQFELVTEPDANHAFFNDTGKRYNAAAAADAWQRVQDWFTRYLV, from the coding sequence ATGACACCACTTCAGCGCTACATCGCCGAGGAAATTGCCATCGACCACGTCGACGGGTTGCTGTCCAGACGCGAGGCCCTGCGCAGGCTTGCGCTGCTCGGTGTCGGGACCGCCGCGGCGACGGCCCTGATCGCCGGGTGCAGCGACAACCGGCAGCCCGAGGAGAACCCCGCCAGCCCGAGCGAAACGGCGCCGGGAGACGGCCCGCCGGGTGCGCAGACCGCGGTGGAGACGACCCCCATCACCTGGGCTGGGCCGCGCGGCGAGCTGCAGGGGGCGTGGGCGGAGGCGTCGGAGCCACGCGGCGCCGTGCTGGTCATCCACGAGAACAAGGGGCTCAACGACCACATCCGGTCGGTGACCGGCCGCTTCGCGGGCATCGGCTACTCCGCGCTGGCGATCGATCTGCTGTCCGGGCAGGGCGGAACGGGCGCCTTCGCCGATCCGGCGGAGGCCACCGCGGCGCTCAGCAAGATCCCGCCCAGGGACGCCGTCGCCGACATGCGATCCGGAATCGACGAGCTCAGCCGCCGCGTGCCCGATCGAAAGCTCGCCGCCGTCGGCTTCTGCCTGGGTGGCGCGATGGTGTGGCGGCTGCTGAACGCCGGGGAACCGCGGCTTTCTGCGGCCGTCCCGTTCTATGGCCCCACCCCGCAGAATGTGGACTTCGCCAAGTCCAAAGACGTTGCGGTGCTGGGGATCTACGCGGCGCAGGATGAGCGGGTCAACGCCACCGAGCCGGTCGCCCGCGCAGCGCTGGAGAAGGCGGGAATGCAGTTCGAACTGGTCACCGAGCCCGACGCCAACCACGCGTTCTTCAACGACACCGGCAAGCGCTACAACGCCGCCGCGGCCGCCGACGCGTGGCAGCGGGTGCAGGACTGGTTCACCCGCTACCTGGTTTAG
- a CDS encoding N-acyl-D-amino-acid deacylase family protein, with the protein MTYDTIIRNGRWFDGTGAPSAVRNIGIRNGHITAITDDELDAADCPDVIDACGKWVLPGMLDIHTHYDVEVLDGPSLTESLRHGVTTVMLGSCSLSTVHVDGTDAGDIFGRVEAIPRDHVIDAVERNKTWTNCEEYIEALEARPLGPNIAAFIGHSDMRAATMGLDRATRKDVRPTRSEQAQMERWLSAALKAGFVGMSSQQLLFDKLDGEVCRSRTLPSTYAKPRELRRLKALLRRTGRVLQSGPDIQNPLNLLSQLAQSLGVFRNPLKTSLLSAADVKSNPYSIHALGPAARLVNKLGGNFRWQHLPVPFEVYADGIDLVVFEEFGAGAAALHLRDEVERNELFRDEAYRRRFRKDYENKLGIRVWQRDFFDAEIVACPDASIVGKSFGQVGQDRGGLHPVDAFLDLVLEHGRALRWRTTISNHRPEVLKKLARDGGIQMGFSDAGAHLRNMAFYNMGLRFLRHVHDAERAGRPFLTIEQAVHRLTGDLADWYRLDAGHLRIGDRADLVIIDPARLDDSLDAYAEDAVAQYGGLSRMVNRNDDTVAAVYVGGRAVFVGGRPTELVGRQRTGRFLRAAHKAPAISAQEGELTSVS; encoded by the coding sequence GTGACCTACGACACGATCATCCGCAACGGGCGCTGGTTCGACGGCACCGGCGCCCCGTCCGCGGTCCGCAACATCGGCATCCGCAACGGCCACATCACGGCGATCACCGACGATGAGCTCGATGCGGCCGACTGCCCGGACGTCATCGACGCCTGCGGCAAGTGGGTGCTGCCCGGCATGCTCGACATCCACACCCATTACGACGTCGAGGTGCTCGACGGCCCGTCGCTCACCGAATCGCTGCGGCACGGGGTGACCACGGTGATGCTCGGCTCCTGCTCGTTGTCCACCGTCCATGTCGACGGGACCGACGCCGGCGACATCTTCGGTCGCGTCGAGGCCATTCCGCGCGATCACGTCATCGACGCGGTCGAGCGCAACAAGACGTGGACCAACTGCGAGGAGTACATCGAGGCGTTGGAGGCACGGCCCCTCGGCCCCAACATCGCCGCGTTCATCGGGCACTCCGACATGCGTGCGGCCACCATGGGCCTTGACCGCGCCACCCGCAAGGACGTGCGCCCCACCCGCAGCGAGCAGGCCCAGATGGAGCGGTGGCTCTCGGCGGCGCTGAAGGCGGGCTTCGTCGGAATGTCCTCGCAGCAACTGCTTTTCGACAAACTCGACGGCGAGGTCTGCCGGTCGCGGACGCTGCCGTCCACCTATGCCAAGCCCCGCGAACTGCGCAGGCTCAAGGCGCTGCTGCGGCGCACGGGCCGGGTGCTGCAGTCCGGCCCCGACATTCAGAACCCGCTGAACCTGCTGTCCCAACTGGCGCAGTCGCTGGGCGTGTTCCGCAACCCGCTCAAGACCAGCCTGCTCTCGGCGGCCGACGTGAAGTCCAACCCGTACAGCATTCACGCCCTTGGCCCGGCCGCCCGGTTGGTCAACAAACTCGGCGGGAACTTTCGCTGGCAGCATCTGCCGGTGCCGTTCGAGGTCTACGCCGACGGCATCGATCTGGTGGTCTTCGAGGAGTTCGGCGCGGGCGCCGCGGCGCTGCACCTGCGCGACGAGGTCGAGCGCAACGAACTGTTCCGCGACGAGGCCTACCGGCGCCGGTTCCGCAAGGATTACGAGAACAAGCTCGGCATCCGGGTGTGGCAGCGCGACTTCTTCGACGCCGAGATCGTCGCCTGCCCCGATGCGTCGATCGTCGGCAAGTCGTTCGGGCAGGTCGGGCAGGACCGCGGCGGGCTGCACCCCGTCGACGCGTTCCTCGACCTGGTGCTCGAACACGGTCGCGCGCTGCGTTGGCGCACCACCATCTCCAACCACCGGCCCGAGGTGCTCAAGAAGCTCGCGCGCGACGGCGGCATCCAGATGGGTTTCTCCGACGCCGGCGCGCACCTGCGCAACATGGCCTTCTACAACATGGGCCTGCGGTTCCTGCGCCACGTCCACGACGCCGAGCGCGCCGGCCGGCCGTTCCTGACCATCGAGCAGGCCGTGCACCGGCTCACCGGCGACCTCGCCGACTGGTATCGCCTCGACGCGGGGCATCTGCGCATCGGCGACCGGGCCGATCTCGTGATCATCGACCCGGCCCGGCTCGACGACTCGCTGGATGCCTACGCCGAGGACGCGGTCGCGCAGTACGGCGGGCTGTCGCGGATGGTCAACCGCAACGACGACACCGTGGCCGCCGTCTACGTCGGCGGGCGGGCGGTCTTCGTCGGCGGCCGGCCCACCGAGCTCGTCGGCAGGCAGCGCACCGGCCGGTTCTTGCGCGCAGCGCACAAGGCGCCCGCGATCTCCGCGCAGGAAGGTGAGTTAACCAGTGTCAGTTGA
- a CDS encoding nuclear transport factor 2 family protein — translation MSVEDTVLGMWKALSARDWEQVKTFLSDDCIYLDMPVGPAAAARGPEDIVKRLKIGLEPLASYENFTGLLVDNGTDAMYEHSEEWHWPTGESAVLKFVSVHKVVDGKITLWKDYWDMGALANNAPPTWMEDFANADMSWVFDATGLV, via the coding sequence GTGTCAGTTGAAGATACGGTTCTGGGGATGTGGAAGGCGCTGTCCGCGCGTGACTGGGAGCAGGTGAAGACGTTCCTCTCCGACGACTGTATCTACCTCGACATGCCCGTCGGCCCGGCCGCGGCCGCGCGCGGGCCCGAGGACATCGTCAAGCGGCTGAAGATCGGGCTGGAGCCGCTGGCGTCCTACGAGAACTTCACCGGGCTGCTGGTCGACAACGGCACCGACGCGATGTACGAGCACAGCGAGGAATGGCACTGGCCCACAGGAGAATCCGCGGTGCTGAAGTTCGTCTCGGTGCACAAGGTGGTCGACGGCAAGATCACGCTGTGGAAGGACTACTGGGACATGGGCGCGCTGGCCAACAACGCCCCGCCGACCTGGATGGAGGACTTCGCGAACGCGGACATGAGCTGGGTGTTTGATGCGACGGGCTTGGTGTGA
- a CDS encoding FUSC family protein, with protein sequence MRTPAALSRWAGRARRALAQRNLDRDNLLMLGKSVLAGTVAWLLASQVFDATHATFAPFSAVLLMQITIADSVQMAIRYTAAVVVGVCLAGAIVLPWGAQPWLFPVILLLALGLGRWHRLGSQGINVTVAAIFAYGAFAMPDPGISPSSQLPEIAGMVVLGASVAVTINLLVAPPLRYRSAGYAVEAFSDSLSDLLTDVVEGLESGTLDADAATEWRRYANDILRLAVQVRATVDHADQTSKFNPRRLLVREHRSFDGYRVTIQAADRITGQVRSVTSGLSRLAERDPGDPQPRYGGFVRHLATVLSAVRDAVAAMGAIHSIADLTDGEPLAHAAGSCRAALDNLASHARGKQLDQPTQWSVYGGLYTDAQRLCDEIGWARDGLNDVAEDVRRSARPARS encoded by the coding sequence GTGCGGACGCCTGCGGCGCTGTCCCGCTGGGCCGGGCGCGCGCGACGTGCACTGGCCCAGCGCAACCTCGACCGCGACAACCTGCTGATGCTCGGCAAGTCGGTGCTGGCGGGCACGGTCGCCTGGCTGCTGGCCTCGCAGGTGTTCGACGCCACCCACGCCACGTTCGCGCCGTTCTCCGCGGTGCTGCTCATGCAGATCACGATCGCCGACTCGGTGCAGATGGCGATCCGCTACACCGCCGCCGTCGTCGTCGGTGTCTGCCTCGCCGGGGCGATCGTGCTGCCATGGGGCGCACAGCCGTGGCTGTTTCCGGTCATTCTGCTGCTCGCCCTGGGCCTCGGTCGTTGGCATCGGCTCGGCAGCCAGGGCATCAACGTGACGGTCGCGGCGATCTTCGCCTACGGCGCGTTCGCGATGCCCGACCCGGGGATCTCGCCGTCGTCGCAGCTGCCCGAGATCGCGGGAATGGTGGTGCTGGGCGCCTCCGTCGCCGTGACCATCAACCTTCTGGTGGCGCCGCCGTTGCGGTACCGCAGCGCCGGATACGCCGTCGAGGCGTTCAGCGACTCGCTGTCAGACCTGCTGACCGACGTCGTCGAGGGCTTGGAGAGCGGGACGCTCGACGCCGACGCCGCGACCGAATGGCGGCGGTATGCCAACGACATCCTGCGGCTGGCCGTGCAGGTGCGGGCCACCGTGGATCATGCGGACCAGACCTCGAAGTTCAACCCGCGCCGGTTGCTGGTGCGTGAGCACCGGAGCTTCGACGGATATCGGGTGACGATCCAGGCTGCGGATCGGATCACCGGGCAGGTGCGCTCGGTCACCAGCGGGCTGAGCCGGCTGGCCGAGCGTGACCCCGGCGATCCGCAGCCGCGCTACGGCGGGTTCGTGCGTCACTTGGCGACGGTGCTGTCCGCGGTGCGCGACGCCGTCGCCGCGATGGGCGCCATCCACTCGATCGCGGATCTCACCGACGGCGAACCGCTGGCGCACGCGGCCGGCTCCTGTCGGGCCGCGCTGGACAACCTCGCCTCCCACGCCCGAGGTAAGCAACTCGACCAGCCCACCCAATGGTCGGTGTACGGCGGTCTGTACACCGACGCCCAGCGGCTGTGCGACGAGATCGGCTGGGCGCGTGACGGGCTCAACGACGTCGCCGAGGACGTGCGCAGAAGCGCCCGCCCCGCGCGCAGTTGA
- a CDS encoding type I glutamate--ammonia ligase, which produces MTSRAAKPLAAAAIAQLEADGVTTLIGTVVNPAGLTLAKTVPLRRMSAFADPGLGASPVWHVFAIDQTGIVFGDAIGVVGDQRIRIDLGALRILGDGLAWAPGAFFNQDGSPDPYCSRGALSRVVERMTEAGIDAVVGHEMEFVLVAADGTPLPSHLWAQYGLAGVLEFEGFVRDVTNAAAGSGVSIEQFHPEYGRNQFEISLSPVPPVAAADQLVLMRIIIGRVARQHGLRVSLSPVPFADSVGSGSHQHFSLTRGETPLFSGGDGIGSMTPEGQSAIAGLIAGLPEAQGVLCGSVLSGMRLKPGRWSGAYVCWGTENREAAVRFLIGGPSNPCGANVEVKVIDPSANPYFATATILGLALDGIERKLSLGQETTVGPATMTDAQRAQAGITLLSQDHGEAIERLDRSSLLRSILGDEAVDATVAVRRYEQATYGDMAPEELADKFRLAWSV; this is translated from the coding sequence ATGACATCGCGCGCCGCCAAACCGCTCGCCGCCGCGGCGATCGCTCAGCTCGAGGCCGACGGGGTCACCACGCTGATCGGCACGGTCGTCAACCCGGCGGGGCTCACGCTCGCCAAGACCGTTCCGCTGCGCCGGATGAGCGCCTTCGCCGATCCCGGCCTGGGCGCCAGCCCGGTGTGGCATGTGTTCGCCATCGACCAGACCGGCATCGTCTTCGGCGACGCGATCGGTGTGGTGGGGGACCAGCGGATCCGTATCGACCTCGGCGCGCTGCGCATCCTCGGCGACGGATTGGCCTGGGCGCCTGGGGCTTTCTTCAACCAGGACGGTTCGCCCGATCCCTACTGCAGCCGCGGCGCGCTCAGCAGGGTGGTCGAGCGGATGACCGAGGCGGGCATCGACGCGGTCGTCGGGCACGAGATGGAGTTCGTGCTCGTGGCTGCGGACGGCACGCCGCTGCCGTCGCACCTGTGGGCCCAGTACGGCCTGGCCGGCGTGCTGGAATTCGAAGGCTTCGTCCGTGACGTCACCAATGCCGCTGCCGGATCAGGGGTTTCGATCGAGCAGTTCCACCCCGAGTACGGGCGCAACCAGTTCGAGATCTCGCTGTCCCCGGTGCCGCCGGTGGCCGCGGCCGACCAACTTGTGCTGATGCGCATCATCATCGGCCGTGTGGCCCGCCAGCATGGGCTGCGGGTCAGCCTGTCGCCGGTGCCGTTCGCAGACAGCGTGGGATCGGGCTCGCATCAACACTTTTCGCTCACACGCGGAGAGACCCCGCTGTTCTCCGGTGGCGACGGTATCGGCTCGATGACGCCGGAAGGCCAGTCGGCGATCGCCGGGCTGATCGCCGGGCTGCCGGAGGCGCAGGGGGTGCTGTGCGGCTCGGTGCTGTCCGGCATGCGGCTCAAGCCGGGACGCTGGTCGGGGGCATACGTCTGCTGGGGCACCGAGAACCGAGAGGCCGCGGTGCGTTTCCTCATCGGCGGGCCGAGCAATCCGTGCGGCGCGAACGTCGAGGTGAAGGTGATCGACCCGTCGGCCAACCCCTATTTCGCGACCGCCACCATCCTGGGGTTGGCGCTCGACGGCATCGAGCGCAAGCTGTCGCTGGGGCAGGAGACGACCGTCGGGCCGGCCACCATGACCGACGCGCAACGCGCACAGGCCGGCATCACGCTGCTCTCGCAGGATCACGGCGAGGCGATCGAGCGGCTGGACCGGTCGTCGTTGCTGCGTTCGATCCTCGGGGACGAGGCCGTTGACGCCACCGTCGCGGTCCGTCGCTACGAGCAGGCCACCTACGGCGACATGGCACCCGAGGAACTCGCCGACAAGTTCCGGCTGGCCTGGAGCGTGTGA
- a CDS encoding carboxymuconolactone decarboxylase family protein, with the protein MSRIGDFADDDAAAWLVKSPDIGTAMAGFTNAVYTKNRLPLRVRELARMVIALANECVVCQNTRDSQGTAAGVDEDLYDHAAQWRTWPGYSAQERLAAEFAERFASDHTGLRDDEDFWARCRAHFDDELLTDLALSCAMWLGMGRMLRTLDIGQSCKITL; encoded by the coding sequence ATGAGCCGAATAGGAGATTTCGCCGACGACGACGCGGCGGCCTGGCTGGTCAAGTCGCCCGACATCGGGACCGCGATGGCCGGCTTCACCAACGCCGTCTACACCAAGAACCGGCTGCCGCTGCGCGTGCGTGAGTTGGCCAGGATGGTCATTGCGTTGGCCAACGAATGCGTGGTGTGCCAGAACACCCGCGATTCGCAGGGTACGGCGGCCGGCGTCGACGAGGATCTCTACGATCACGCCGCGCAATGGCGGACGTGGCCGGGCTACAGCGCGCAGGAACGCCTCGCCGCGGAGTTCGCCGAGCGATTCGCCTCCGACCACACCGGCCTGCGCGACGACGAGGACTTCTGGGCGCGGTGCCGCGCGCACTTCGACGATGAACTGCTCACCGATCTCGCGCTGTCCTGCGCGATGTGGTTGGGCATGGGCCGGATGCTGCGCACCCTCGACATCGGCCAAAGCTGCAAGATCACGCTCTAA